One part of the Papilio machaon chromosome 5, ilPapMach1.1, whole genome shotgun sequence genome encodes these proteins:
- the LOC106714523 gene encoding uncharacterized threonine-rich GPI-anchored glycoprotein PJ4664.02-like isoform X1, giving the protein MRAGVWSAAALLLLAAVTAALRTAQVEGVRNSRRLSNFDSRGSTSTEKIDDAQPTFRSRSYRRRDETSTPVARDITRSKSRNRAPEPLTSNAVTEQSPTDNGRNERFDSRRTNRIRSRPIESQNAVTTFPSRDSTVNNKARQSNRRSQYTTTTVSSLAPSSSVTSNFRRDVNRRAQTTTTEAVTILSSPTLDEFKSEITASSFDDFTRTVPKEEDITTVQFKKRSTTAKSVEVETQASTKAPRTRGRVSPKTNIKLDDMASSGATNILSISENNLIVEKSSEDAKKSRKLRYRTRLSETDTNLTGEGITTSNEIIKTSRKQLKQPESRTTTLAPTERKVQRNVERNSSKSSIVKSMRVVRRPVSRGNENGTTLPKVKTSDEIGDDDNYPASFKAIIQAKNASTQVSSPPSESLSVKATHTAINTNTKTSLPSNTSIESNNFTRLRSKLNTTENDVKNGDEKLSDSPLDSPKLKSEEYKLRGTYSSRPRKVKTENLKTTTTTSSPNAVKTSYKYTRKLRTTTSSPVDFKSSESPRKFKRFESGQSPQTASRPLYSRTKIGKNIDKPAETVTDDSSRNNLNTSVLNNSVKLPRTSYYSRLRNNVKNGITTTAESANTDINNPFKAAKKTENTAETPLIYTMLNKQTKAMSEETNSDTKGEFLLAVSSKESQENNVETDPVTNAEESENMPVINVFSTTQKYHANYKDQGLGNDRQKNEYVATSATPVIRNIQTRKYTRKIFKSKENVESSSVNPVSKSKERALRKYSDTFSKTTEASTNGITTDPEKPKSRFSSKYRASNLDKPFYKPTVPTVTTTTAWLKFFVTDRQLTKSIKEPKWFDGNDFNDDTTELISRQNATTMAFTHQSSELEVGEEILLGPDMNAISFTQTRSALSSADLRLSESLEKPSQVMNVEASNHSPSVTVSIFDALAEILTSTPRIQISTTTDVPQQTFTDSVVKQTLNSVSSNNNVNSVSDFSSQGTSTSTESLTTITTVQNTDQTTPTVLNRLSVEESVSTSLNMKENTMSTNNPQTTLTPTPTTPISARRPFAIKVLYSDTERPTDVPMTSSKSTTKWSTTENTKMVYNTVSDLILSNNNLVSSELTSMLSNNIKDIIENLDEESRSRLSVDMAKMLKTLIPRLVNNNPSLNDLDNIPNTTPYSLEDIKDTENIDISNVAINTNENVNIDSKNFLQNVQDNNVNISQGTTDSPISDGLNNDSVNSISDSVLSTVLPLSESKATVADIIATTTTIDTNSLQTLDSSSTILTTTPTNQLPMNIEIPDTATLSGLEISTATVDNISVDTTKSPTIDPTNKPLPLTFSTNINIGESISSDTNNSSLINKIDNRVGTEDFDSVEIDDPSQISRFQLWVLSKKARVLKMIEQLIREHNDEIANGPLTDVFKQSNNNNTLSNRLTEIMNTMDSTTLSNNPNTDITTDLVVTTPTTATSNPPSDLSESVNIINDRSGADFTVPSTTILSDVISTAIPDSTEVDSATDVTEVIATTIANEIADAFLRTNANAIDQTTVKETMNAENETTNAENEKENIISTTENGEMFDEVNADMTTRRLNLETTTETAITTENTVETTTQAGIETTTVSLVNEIKSNDQITVTSQSNVASQPIIPKKDYVIFGILPNNTVVRKDPNDNVLETLTEASPYIIYGVLPNNTVIRKFPNGTRVPRVMQKIDVLPISPWSLRNPYSPIHNNPAIVRPQSNPIRVSTNIVTSTDTNNETENRLTTDTVNNQQIMIPTSALNLNDSSSFGITTATIKPSAEKSTASHVLNLRTTTMLPSIHEILLNSLSSATKEEMVISSMKSSTPEPRILTLDIDPETKQIRTEKPNDGQGNTVFKFIPIDEITVPPQETNVLTLASTKAPSKSNNEKEVQIVTPISVMEINSPTPEIQTSLKNIDEPTTTVQPTVGTPNVITLADNNIQSTMITSTTNPITTVQPKIESTTSNLRTTTFNSIENSNTITTTVKNVITTFEPTTERYIPDLLTTLTTTSMPLVTTTDIPSTTESVPVPNNSIFTTTEMTKTATDDIQGNNNINQENANLLQMLQSILSTNTKSSSSQEIDQMKLLQALLLSAKDNVKDKQKSLQTTTVRTIQDEIRQFEEDTKFLKALLQATGRDPAELNIPNLNDIKPTLAVTTTMKPITTTTQAPAPTTTSVIKSTTSIAEDLKKIKEDTQLLQALLQATGQTVDTLNLPVISGITSNVRIASNPRTTSIESNPTTPMNVRPIYTTIQSTEKTTTQTNVPQTISTLPTLQEQQSTVKEDIGISTTYRPVQRRITTTTTPPEIYSTLSARRAPSLAQVTTEVPSTSTFSVEEDLAFLNNLKTVLNTNNNDDPEAALANRVIALAVERSLNELQTGTPKSSSPPNVVNSIRTTRPTTTTTTMTTTTVYIPPVSTQSTPSIEDDIKQFEEDTKLLQALLKATGQDPSKFNIPTLPSVNKPNKDNQPSVLASPKTTTKPFGVKIAVKDELKNVQDDAQLLQTLIKLKDAQETTTQRNKIAITGQSSDEALQKLIQKAKPTAMVSEATKSSVSLSTEYGNSNDALLAALLKEQGFGPTTASSLDEQVRLAALLNQVVVTPKARRTTTPPPPPPAPRRPILDGLAWLWQQWRDTAPGAGGAGAGAAGAGGSRTNSRRPAPAQAQAPASSPTAAATPAPSRVNWFGSGPFVGNADDRPASNRIPLEPPRAVAAEQSPGRGQLVSAAINVTRAFSQFLGAAIQGAAQTVQNVIRAGQKAATDVYTNGSG; this is encoded by the exons GTGGAAGGTGTCCGAAATAGCAGAAGACTTTCAAACTTCGACTCGAGAGGCTCAACAAGTACGGAGAAGATTGATGATGCTCAGCCTACCTTTCGGTCCAGGAGTTACCGAAGACGTGATGAAACATCTACACCTGTAGCTAGAGATATCACCAGATCAAAATCCCGGAATAGGGCACCGGAACCTTTGACTTCCAATGCCGTCACAGAACAATCTCCAACAGATAATGGAAGGAACGAGCGATTTGATTCAAGGAGGACCAATCGGATACGAAGTCGACCTATAGAAAGTCAGAACGCCGTCACAACCTTTCCAAGTAGAGACAGTACTGTAAACAACAAGGCACGACAAAGTAATAGAAGATCACAGTACACTACAACTACAGTATCATCTTTAGCACCATCTTCATCAGTCACGAGTAATTTTAGGAGAGATGTAAATAGAAGAGCTCAGACAACTACCACAGAAGCGGTTACTATTCTCTCTTCGCCAACTCTTGATGAATTCAAAAGTGAAATCACAGCTTCTAGTTTCGATGATTTTACGAGAACGGTTCCAAAAGAAGAAGACATTACCActgttcaatttaaaaagagaAGCACGACAGCTAAAAGTGTAGAAGTAGAAACGCAAGCAAGTACAAAAGCACCTAGAACACGCGGGCGCGTCAGtccaaaaacaaatatcaaattagaTGATATGGCTAGTTCTGGTGCAACTAATATTCTAAGTATATCGGAAAATAATCTCATTGTAGAAAAATCATCTGAAGATGCAAAAAAATCACGTAAATTAAGGTACAGGACACGTTTATCGGAAACCGACACCAATCTCACGGGCGAGGGTATCACAActtcaaatgaaataattaaaacttcaaGAAAGCAGCTGAAACAACCAGAAAGTAGGACAACAACATTAGCTCCAACTGAAAGAAAAGTCCAGAGAAATGTAGAACGTAATTCTTCAAAGTCGTCGATCGTCAAGTCTATGAGAGTTGTTCGGCGACCAGTATCGAGAGGAAATGAAAACGGGACAACACTTCCAAAAGTGAAAACTTCAGATGAGATTGGAGACGATGATAACTATCCAGCAAGTTTTAAAGCTATAATTCAAGCTAAGAATGCTTCG ACACAAGTGAGCTCTCCACCCAGCGAGAGTTTATCAGTGAAAGCAACACATACAGCTATCAACACTAACACAAAAACCTCACTGCCTTCCAACACAAGTATTGAATCAAACAATTTTACACGG CTTCGCAGTAAATTAAACACAACTGAAAATGACGTAAAAAATGGAGACGAAAAACTAAGTGATTCTCCCTTAGATTCTCCCAAGCTCAAATCtgaagaatataaattaagagGTACATATTCTTCTAGACCACGAAAAGTAAaaactgaaaatttaaaaactacaacTACTACTAGTTCTCCCAATGCGGTAAAAACTTCATACAAATACACTAGAAAATTACGAACAACAACATCGAGTCCGGTTGATTTCAAATCGTCTGAAAGCCCTCGTAAGTTTAAAAGATTTGAATCTGGGCAATCACCACAGACTGCATCCCGACCACTTTATTCAAGAACAAAAATCggaaaaaatatcgataaacCTGCAGAAACTGTAACTGATGATAGTAGTAGAAACAATTTGAACACCAGTGTCTTAAACAACAGTGTGAAATTGCCAAGAACATCTTATTATTCACGTCTAAGAAATAATGTCAAGAACGGTATAACAACGACAGCGGAGTCTGCTAATACTGATATAAATAATCCTTTCAAAGCTGCCAAGAAAACAGAAAATACTGCTGAAACGCCATTAATATATactatgttaaataaacaaaccaAAGCTATGTCTGAGGAAACCAATAGCGATACAAAGGGAGAGTTTTTATTAGCTGTAAGTAGTAAAGAATCTCAAGAAAATAATGTGGAAACTGATCCAGTAACTAATGCCGAGGAGTCTGAAAACATGCCAGTAATAAACGTTTTCTCGACCACACAAAAATATCACGCTAATTACAAAGATCAGGGTTTGGGGAATGACCgacaaaaaaatgaatatgtaGCTACTTCGGCAACACctgtaataagaaatattcaaacaaGAAAGTATAcacgtaaaatttttaaatctaaagaaAATGTGGAATCTTCATCAGTTAATCCTGTATCGAAATCAAAAGAACGTGCACTCCGCAAATATAGTGATACTTTCTCGAAAACAACTGAAGCTTCTACTAATGGC ATTACTACCGATCCTGAAAAACCAAAAAGCAGATTTAGTTCAAAATACAGAGCCTCTAATCTCGATAAACCGTTTTACAAACCTACAGTACCAACAGTCACAACAACAACT GCTTGGCTGAAATTCTTCGTGACTGATCGTCAACTCACAAAGTCTATAAAGGAGCCGAAGTGGTTCGATGGCAATGATTTTAATGATGATACAACAGAATTAATATCAAGACAGAACGCTACAACGATGGCATTCACTCACCAATCATCTGAACTG GAAGTGGGTGAAGAAATTCTTTTAGGTCCAGACATGAACGCTATCTCTTTTACTCAAACACGAAGTGCATTGTCTTCAGCAGATTTAAGACTTTCTGAGAGTTTAGAAAAGCCATCACAGGTTATGAACGTAGAAGCCTCAAATCACTCACCATCAGTTACTGTCTCTATTTTTGACGCTTTGGCTGAAATTCTTACGTCTACACCCAGAATTCAAATATCTACAACAACAGACGTACCGCAACAAACATTTACAGATAGTGTTGTTAAGCAAACACTCAATAGCGTGAGTAGTAACAATAATGTAAATAGTGTCAGCGACTTTTCGAGTCAGGGCACATCTACGTCAACAGAGAGTTTAACTACAATAACTACTGTACAAAACACTGATCAGACTACACCTACTGTGCTTAACCGCTTGTCGGTAGAGGAAAGTGTTTCAACGTCACTAAATATGAAGGAGAATACAATGTCCACAAATAATCCCCAAACTACCCTAACTCCCACTCCAACGACTCCTATTTCCGCAAGGAGACCCTTTgccattaaagttttatattcagATACTGAACGGCCGACAGACGTACCAATGACTTCATCTAAATCCACAACCAAATGGAGTACGactgaaaatacaaaaatggtATACAATACTGTGTCCGATCTTATATTATCTAATAACAATTTAGTGTCATCAGAACTAACAAGCATGTTATCGAATAacataaaagatataattgaaaatttagaCGAAGAGAGTAGATCTAGATTATCCGTTGATATggcaaaaatgttaaaaacactTATCCCCAGACTTGTAAATAACAATCCTTCCCTAAACGATCTTGATAATATTCCTAATACTACGCCTTACAGTTTGGAGGATATCAAAGATACTGAAAATATAGACATAAGCAATGTCGCTATTAATactaatgaaaatgtaaatattgacAGTAAAAATTTCCTTCAAAATGTACAggataataatgtaaatatttcacaagGTACTACTGATTCCCCGATTAGTGACGGTCTTAATAATGATAGTGTAAATAGCATAAGTGATTCCGTTTTGAGCACAGTTTTGCCTTTATCAGAAAGCAAGGCAACAGTAGCTGATATCATAGCTACAACCACTACTATTGATACTAATTCTTTGCAAACTTTAGATTCATCTTCAACAATATTAACTACTACTCCCACTAATCAATTACCCATGAATATTGAGATACCAGATACAGCTACTTTGTCTGGCTTAGAAATAAGCACCGCCACTGTAGATAATATAAGCGTAGACACTACCAAAAGTCCAACAATTGATCCCACTAACAAACCTTTACCCCTCACATTTTCCACAAACATAAACATTGGTGAATCTATTTCAAGTGATACAAATAATTCttctttaataaacaaaattgacaATCGGGTTGGAACCGAGGACTTTGATAGCGTTGAAATTGATGACCCCAGCCAAATATCTCGTTTTCAATTATGGGTTCTTTCCAAAAAAGCTCgcgttttaaaaatgattgaaCAACTTATACGGGAACATAATGATGAAATAGCAAATGGACCACTGACTGATGTATTTAAacaatctaataataataatacacttTCTAATCGATTGACTGAGATAATGAATACAATGGACTCTACGACTTTGTCTAATAATCCAAATACTGATATTACGACTGACTTAGTAGTTACCACGCCTACTACAGCCACTTCTAACCCACCATCTGACTTATCTGAATCAGTCAATATCATAAATGATCGCTCTGGAGCTGACTTTACAGTTCCTTCCACGACCATTCTTAGTGATGTTATATCAACTGCTATCCCTGACTCTACCGAAGTAGATTCTGCAACAGATGTTACTGAAGTAATCGCTACTACAATTGCGAATGAAATTGCTGATGCTTTCTTACGTACAAATGCTAACGCTATCGATCAAACTACAGTAAAGGAAACAATGAATGCTGAAAATGAAACAACAAATGcagaaaatgaaaaagaaaatataatttcaactaCAGAAAATGGAGAAATGTTTGATGAGGTCAATGCTGATATGACAACACGtagattaaatttagaaacGACAACAGAAACAGCAATAACAACTGAGAATACAGTAGAGACCACTACGCAAGCAGGTATCGAAACCACCACTGTATCActtgtaaatgaaattaaatcaaatgacCAAATAACTGTCACCTCGCAAAGCAACGTTGCCAGTCAGCCAATCATTCCGAAAAaagattatgttatatttggCATACTACCTAATAATACGGTGGTACGTAAAGATCCTAATGATAATGTACTGGAAACGTTAACGGAGGCAAGTCCGTACATTATTTATGGTGTGCTACCAAATAACACAGTAATACGCAAATTTCCAAATGGAACTAGAGTACCACGTGTCATGCAAAAAATTGACGTACTACCAATCAGTCCATGGAGTCTAAGAAATCCATATAGCCCCATCCATAATAATCCGGCCATTGTCAGACCGCAGTCTAACCCCATCCGAGTATCCACTAATATTGTGACATCTACCGACACAAATAACGAAACGGAAAACCGATTAACCACCGACACTGTAAATAACCAACAAATAAtg ATACCTACATCGGCACTTAATTTAAACGATAGCAGTTCCTTTGGCATAACTACTGCCACTATTAAGCCGTCTGCTGAAAAAAGCACTGCCTCGCATGTTTTGAATTTACGCACTACTACAATGCTACCTTCTATTCATGAGATTCTGCTTAATAGTTTATCTTCAGCCACTAAAGAGGAAATGGTTATATCATCAATGAAAAGCTCCACTCCTGAACCAAGAATATTAACACTGGATATCGATCCGGag ACTAAACAAATCAGAACCGAAAAACCCAACGATGGCCAAGGAAAcactgtttttaaatttataccaaTAGACGAAATCACTGTTCCTCCACAAGAAACAAATGTCTTAACGCTTGCTTCGACTAAAGCACCTTCGAAATCAAACAACGAAAAAGAAGTACAAATCGTGACTCCAATTTCAGTAATGGAAATTAATTCACCAACACCAGAAATTCAAACaagcttaaaaaatattgatgaaCCGACAACAACCGTTCAGCCTACTGTTGGAACCCCTAATGTAATAACACTTGCTGATAACAACATTCAGTCAACAATGATAACTTCCACAACCAATCCAATAACAACAGTTCAACCTAAGATAGAAAGCACAACTTCCAATTTAAGAACGACTACCTTTAACAGTATAGAAAATTCAAACACGATAACGACAACagtgaaaaatgtaataactaCATTTGAACCTACAACGGAAAGATATATACCAGACCTGCTGACAACTTTAACAACTACAAGTATGCCACTAGTTACAACTACTGATATACCAAGCACCACAGAATCAGTACCAGTCCCAAATAATTCTATCTTTACAACAACAGAAATGACGAAAACTGCCACAGATGATATACAaggtaacaataatataaaccaGGAAAATGCAAATTTACTTCAGATGCTACAATCaattttatcaacaaatacaaaatcttCTTCGTCTCAAGAGATTGatcaaatgaaattattacaagCATTGTTATTAAGCGCTAAGGATAATGTAAAAGATAAACAGAAGTCACTACAAACTACCACTGTTCGCACAATACAAGACGAAATTCGTCAATTTGAAGAAGACACGAAATTTTTGAAAGCACTTTTACAAGCTACAGGTAGAGATCCAGCAGAACTTAATATTCCAAATCTCAATGACATAAAACCAACTTTGGCTGTAACGACAACAATGAAACCTATAACAACTACTACTCAAGCACCTGCGCCTACAACAACCTCtgtaataaaatcaacaacTTCTATAGCCGaagatttaaagaaaatcaaagaagaCACTCAACTACTACAGGCATTATTACAAGCCACCGGCCAGACTGTTGATACTTTAAATTTGCCAGTCATATCTGGGATAACTTCTAACGTGCGGATTGCTTCAAATCCCCGAACAACGTCTATTGAATCTAATCCTACAACTCCAATGAATGTTCGTCCAATATATACCACAATTCAATCAACAGAAAAAACTACAACACAGACTAATGTGCCGCAAACTATTTCTACATTACCTACATTACAGGAACAACAAAGTACTGTAAAAGAAGATATTGGTATTTCAACCACATATCGACCTGTCCAGAGAAGAATAACAACAACTACCACACCTCCCGAAATATATTCAACTTTAAGCGCTAGACGAGCTCCAAGCTTAGCACAAGTTACTACTGAAGTGCCAAGTACATCTACGTTTTCCGTTGAAGAAGATTTAGCATTTCTAAACAACCTg AAAACTGTATTAAATACGAATAATAACGATGACCCGGAAGCTGCTTTAGCAAACCGTGTTATTGCTCTGGCTGTAGAGAGAAGTTTGAACGAACTACAAACTGGAACACCAAAGAGTTCTTCCCCTCCAAATGTTGTAAACTCCATTCGCACAACTAGACCAACTACCACCACCACGACAATGACTACAACTACTGTATATATTCCTCCAGTCTCCACGCAAAGTACACCATCTATAGAAGACgatattaaacaatttgaagAAGACACGAAACTTTTACAGGCATTGTTGAAAGCAACAGGACAAGATCCATCGAAGTTTAACATACCAACATTACCAAGTGTAAAT AAGCCTAATAAGGATAATCAACCCAGCGTTTTGGCATCGCCAAAAACGACAACAAAACCATTTGGAGTGAAAATAGCTGTTAAAGatgaattgaaaaatgttcAAGATGATGcacaattattacaaacattaataaagTTGAAAGACGCGCAAGAAACAACGACTCAGAGAAATAAAATCGCAATCACAG GCCAATCTTCCGATGAAGCTcttcaaaaattaatacaaaaagcaAAACCAACAGCTATGGTATCAGAAGCTACAAAATCATCTGTCTCTTTGAGTACTGAATATGGAAATAGCAATGACGCTCTCCTTGCGGCGTTACTTAAAGAGCAAGGATTCGGTCCAACCACGGCAAGTTCTTTGGATGAACAAGTTCGACTCGct GCCTTACTGAACCAAGTGGTAGTGACGCCGAAGGCTAGGCGGACGACTACCCCTCCGCCGCCGCCCCCGGCGCCGCGGCGGCCTATCCTGGACGGCTTAGCCTGGCTCTGGCAGCAGTGGCGGGACACGGCACCGGGCGCGGGAGGCGCAGGTGCGGGAGCTGCTGGTGCGGGGGGCTCTAGGACAAACAGCAGGAGACCCGCCCCTGCGCAGGCTCAGGCGCCCGCGTCTAGTCCCACGGCGGCCGCGACACCGGCTCCTTCGAGGGTCAACTGGTTTGGCTCCGGACCGTTCGTTGGAAACGCTGATGATAGACCGGCGTCCAATCGA ATACCTCTGGAGCCACCGCGCGCAGTCGCCGCTGAGCAGTCCCCGGGCCGGGGGCAGCTTGTCTCTGCTGCGATTAACGTCACTAGAGCTTTCTCTCAGTTCCTTGGAGCGGCGATACAG GGCGCAGCACAGACTGTACAAAATGTCATACGAGCTGGTCAAAAGGCGGCAACGGACGTTTACACCAACGGCTCCGGGTAG